The following are encoded in a window of Gramella sp. MT6 genomic DNA:
- a CDS encoding beta-ketoacyl-[acyl-carrier-protein] synthase family protein has translation MRGVAVTGMGLVSAIGNNIDEAHRSLRNGNDGISLPEILTTNLNDLPVGEIKLSNSQLTKILELPKDHSYTRAAMLGTLAINELLSNSNFDQFPEDTGFISGTSIGGIDMTEEHFSDFIDKPEIRKYIQAQHPGYTTEKIAEYFNLKGVITTISTACSSSANAIMMGARMIESGKLKRVIVGGSDCLTRFTLNGFNSLKILSQEKNKPFDEDREGLNLGEAAAYLMLEADELVGEKEILGRVSGYGNANDAFHQTASSENGEGAYQAISQALKKAEIAGSEIDYINAHGTGTVNNDLSESVALKRVFHDTVPEFSSTKAFTGHTLGAAGAVEAIFSLLAIQNNEIYPNLNFNSEMSETSLKPVTQIQKKEIRTVLSNSFGFGGNCTSLIFQKDE, from the coding sequence ATGAGAGGCGTAGCCGTTACCGGAATGGGGCTTGTTTCCGCTATTGGGAATAATATCGACGAGGCCCATAGATCACTGAGAAACGGTAATGACGGAATTAGTTTGCCTGAAATCCTTACAACTAATTTGAATGATCTTCCCGTAGGAGAGATCAAACTGAGTAATTCCCAACTAACCAAAATACTTGAGTTACCAAAGGATCATTCCTATACTCGTGCAGCTATGCTTGGGACTCTAGCTATTAATGAATTGCTTTCGAATAGTAATTTTGACCAGTTTCCGGAAGATACTGGATTTATTTCAGGCACCAGTATTGGAGGAATAGATATGACTGAAGAGCATTTTTCTGATTTTATCGATAAACCTGAAATTCGTAAATATATACAGGCGCAGCATCCAGGTTATACTACAGAGAAGATCGCGGAATATTTTAACTTAAAAGGAGTGATAACCACCATTAGTACTGCCTGTTCATCCTCTGCGAATGCCATCATGATGGGAGCACGAATGATTGAATCCGGAAAGTTGAAAAGAGTTATTGTAGGTGGTAGTGATTGTTTGACCAGGTTTACTTTGAACGGTTTCAATTCTTTAAAGATCCTTTCCCAGGAAAAGAACAAACCTTTCGACGAGGACCGTGAAGGTTTAAATCTCGGGGAAGCCGCGGCTTATTTAATGCTTGAAGCTGATGAGCTTGTAGGAGAGAAAGAAATTCTGGGACGGGTTTCTGGTTATGGCAATGCTAATGATGCGTTTCATCAAACCGCATCATCTGAAAATGGAGAAGGAGCATACCAGGCCATTTCGCAAGCTTTGAAGAAAGCTGAAATAGCAGGTTCAGAAATAGACTATATAAACGCTCACGGAACCGGCACTGTAAATAATGATCTTTCGGAAAGCGTGGCTTTAAAGAGGGTTTTTCATGATACTGTTCCAGAATTCAGTTCTACCAAGGCTTTTACAGGTCATACGCTTGGAGCCGCAGGTGCGGTAGAGGCGATCTTCAGTTTATTGGCGATCCAGAATAATGAAATATATCCCAATCTGAATTTTAATTCCGAGATGTCGGAAACCAGCTTGAAGCCGGTAACTCAAATTCAGAAAAAGGAGATCAGGACAGTGCTTTCTAATTCCTTCGGCTTTGGCGGAAATTGCACATCTTTAATATTTCAGAAAGATGAGTAG
- the fabG gene encoding 3-oxoacyl-ACP reductase FabG, producing the protein MKYALVTGGSRGIGKAVCLKIASDLKYNILLNYNSNTEAAEEIRAEIEGLGVKCEILKFDVTNADAVQSSIEEWKSENPDSKIEILVNNAGITKDGLFIFTSKESWKSVIDTSLNGFYNVTQAVLKDMLRSRYGRVINIVSLSGLKGNPGQVNYSAAKGAVIAATKALAQEIGKRKVTVNAVAPGFIQSDMTKDFNEEEFKKLIPLNRFGEAEEVAELVSFLASDRSSYITGEVININGGLYS; encoded by the coding sequence ATGAAGTACGCATTGGTGACCGGAGGATCAAGAGGAATAGGAAAGGCGGTTTGTCTAAAGATCGCATCAGATCTAAAATATAATATCTTACTCAATTATAATTCGAATACAGAAGCTGCTGAGGAAATCCGTGCTGAAATCGAGGGTTTGGGAGTAAAGTGTGAGATTCTGAAATTCGATGTAACGAATGCTGATGCTGTTCAAAGCTCCATTGAAGAATGGAAATCTGAAAATCCTGATTCTAAAATTGAGATCCTGGTGAACAATGCGGGAATTACTAAAGACGGTTTGTTCATTTTTACCAGTAAAGAATCATGGAAATCGGTGATAGATACCAGTTTAAATGGATTCTATAATGTAACTCAAGCTGTGTTGAAGGATATGCTAAGAAGCAGGTACGGCCGGGTAATCAATATAGTTTCACTTTCAGGATTAAAAGGCAATCCCGGGCAGGTAAATTATTCAGCTGCTAAGGGAGCTGTAATCGCTGCTACCAAAGCCTTAGCTCAGGAGATTGGAAAACGTAAAGTCACGGTAAATGCAGTTGCTCCCGGATTTATTCAATCTGATATGACCAAAGACTTCAATGAGGAAGAATTTAAAAAACTCATTCCTCTAAATAGATTTGGAGAAGCTGAAGAAGTAGCAGAACTGGTTAGTTTTCTGGCTTCAGATAGATCTTCTTATATCACCGGAGAGGTGATAAATATAAATGGTGGATTATACTCCTAG
- a CDS encoding lipid A biosynthesis acyltransferase, which translates to MATWKGKSRGTLLGFKIYVQIIKKTGLYSAYFVLLFVALYFIFFSFTSTKSTYYLFRKRLGYSPLNSAFNVYRSYFTFGRIQLDRIAITSGLKHKFTFEFDGVEHIENLLKQNKGGILLTAHIGNFNLAKHFFEERHSDAVVNLVITDFEHRQIKNYLESVTGTSEVKIIVLKEDLSHIFKMKEALANNELLVFAADRYLKHSKTYKAQFLGEQVKFPQGPFKLAGRNKIPVLFVHLMREKNFHYHFYARPYKPEKFTAQEILKYYLDDLEKMVKKYPHQWYNYYDYWNDFS; encoded by the coding sequence ATGGCAACCTGGAAAGGAAAATCTCGAGGTACTCTTTTAGGCTTCAAGATCTATGTGCAAATAATCAAAAAGACCGGATTATATTCGGCCTATTTTGTGCTTCTTTTCGTGGCCCTTTATTTTATATTCTTCTCCTTTACTTCTACAAAAAGCACCTATTATCTTTTTAGGAAAAGACTGGGATATTCACCTTTGAATTCTGCTTTTAATGTTTACCGAAGCTATTTTACATTTGGGAGGATACAGTTGGACCGGATCGCCATTACCAGCGGATTAAAACATAAATTCACCTTTGAGTTTGATGGAGTTGAACATATAGAAAACCTTTTAAAACAGAATAAAGGCGGAATTTTACTTACCGCACACATAGGTAATTTCAATCTTGCCAAACACTTTTTTGAAGAAAGACATTCAGATGCGGTGGTTAATCTTGTTATAACCGATTTTGAACACCGGCAGATCAAGAATTATCTTGAATCTGTTACCGGTACCTCAGAGGTGAAGATCATCGTCCTCAAAGAAGATCTCAGTCATATTTTTAAAATGAAGGAGGCTCTGGCGAATAATGAACTTCTGGTATTTGCCGCAGACAGGTACTTAAAACATTCAAAAACCTATAAGGCGCAGTTTCTTGGTGAGCAGGTGAAGTTTCCCCAGGGACCATTCAAACTGGCTGGCAGAAATAAGATCCCTGTGCTTTTTGTTCATTTGATGCGAGAAAAGAATTTTCACTATCATTTCTATGCTCGGCCATACAAACCTGAAAAATTCACCGCTCAGGAAATTTTAAAATATTATCTTGACGATCTTGAAAAAATGGTAAAAAAATATCCTCATCAGTGGTATAATTACTACGATTACTGGAACGATTTTAGTTAA
- a CDS encoding 3-oxoacyl-ACP synthase — protein MSQDLFIQSSITIRNSKIWKNGDLIFGKENEIDLSKFLKTIYRHANLKYPKFFKMDSLSKLGYLGTEILTSGNISNKETALVFANSASSLDTDEAYAETMQDFPSPSLFVYTLPNIMLGEISIRHQLNSENVFFVSREFDPSLFIDYCKALFYQKKVDNVLCGWVDLHNNDYDVFLWQIALSGGTEFNEEELKKLYLPTHE, from the coding sequence ATGAGTCAGGATCTTTTTATACAGAGCTCTATAACCATAAGGAACTCCAAAATTTGGAAAAATGGAGATCTTATTTTTGGGAAGGAAAATGAAATTGATCTATCCAAATTTCTGAAGACGATTTACAGGCATGCTAATCTGAAATATCCCAAATTCTTTAAGATGGACAGCCTTTCCAAACTAGGATATTTGGGAACAGAAATTTTAACAAGCGGGAATATTAGTAATAAGGAAACTGCCCTTGTATTTGCCAACTCGGCCTCAAGTCTTGACACCGATGAAGCATATGCCGAAACAATGCAGGATTTTCCATCTCCTTCGCTGTTCGTTTATACTTTACCCAATATTATGCTGGGAGAAATAAGTATAAGACATCAGCTAAATTCTGAGAACGTCTTTTTTGTATCCCGGGAGTTTGATCCTTCCCTGTTTATTGATTATTGTAAGGCCCTATTTTATCAGAAAAAAGTTGATAATGTGCTTTGTGGCTGGGTGGACTTGCACAATAACGATTATGATGTATTTTTGTGGCAAATTGCTCTTAGCGGCGGAACAGAGTTTAACGAAGAGGAGCTAAAGAAATTATACTTACCTACACATGAGTGA
- a CDS encoding beta-ketoacyl synthase N-terminal-like domain-containing protein, producing the protein MSRNYLLSDSIISPIGFSTKENLAAILRSESALKLHENPRFFEHGFYAGLLEESIIDERFSKIGDPNAYTKLEKMLILAVQQVLDDNPDLDLRNTGLIISTTKGNIDQLGKNDFPAVRLKLWKMAEVITDFFGIKTKPIVVSNACISGALAIKTANDLIESGRFSNTIVAGGDLVSEFVLSGFQSFQAISPEPCRPFSNDRQGVSLGEAAAAVLIGPGNSETPEKVAYLDATTANDANHISGPSRTGEGLYQSISRLLHNNNIDPSQIDYLSAHGTATIYNDEMEAIAFSRAGLNKTPVNSFKGFYGHTLGTSALIESILTRHSLLDNKLYNSLNFTKSGVSRELNIIQENEDKELKLALKTASGFGGCNLAMLLKKETI; encoded by the coding sequence ATGAGCAGGAACTACCTATTAAGTGATTCAATAATTTCTCCGATCGGCTTTAGCACAAAAGAAAACCTTGCGGCTATTCTTAGATCAGAATCAGCGTTAAAATTACATGAGAATCCAAGATTTTTTGAGCATGGTTTTTATGCCGGATTGCTCGAAGAATCAATAATAGATGAGAGATTTAGCAAAATTGGAGATCCTAACGCTTATACCAAGTTAGAAAAAATGCTCATCCTGGCCGTTCAACAAGTACTTGATGATAATCCAGATCTTGACCTTAGAAATACGGGTTTAATCATATCAACAACTAAAGGTAATATAGATCAGTTAGGGAAAAACGATTTTCCGGCGGTAAGGCTTAAACTCTGGAAAATGGCTGAAGTTATCACTGATTTCTTCGGAATAAAAACAAAACCCATAGTGGTCTCTAACGCTTGTATATCTGGCGCTTTGGCTATTAAGACAGCTAATGATCTTATTGAGAGCGGAAGGTTTTCAAATACAATTGTCGCTGGCGGGGACCTGGTCTCAGAATTTGTGTTATCTGGTTTTCAATCCTTTCAGGCGATTAGTCCGGAACCATGCCGGCCTTTTTCCAACGACAGGCAGGGAGTAAGCCTCGGGGAAGCAGCAGCAGCTGTTTTAATAGGTCCAGGTAATTCAGAAACTCCTGAAAAAGTAGCGTATCTAGATGCTACAACGGCAAATGATGCAAATCATATTTCAGGACCCAGCAGGACCGGCGAAGGTTTGTATCAAAGTATTTCCCGATTGCTTCATAACAACAATATAGATCCCAGCCAAATAGACTACCTCTCGGCACATGGGACTGCTACCATTTACAACGATGAGATGGAAGCCATCGCTTTTTCCCGGGCCGGTTTGAATAAAACACCTGTGAATAGTTTTAAAGGTTTTTATGGCCATACTTTGGGAACCTCGGCCTTAATTGAGAGTATTCTTACAAGGCATAGCCTGTTGGATAATAAACTGTATAATTCCCTGAATTTTACCAAATCAGGGGTTTCAAGAGAATTGAATATTATTCAGGAAAATGAGGATAAAGAGTTGAAACTGGCGCTAAAAACTGCTTCTGGTTTTGGAGGTTGTAACCTGGCTATGCTTTTAAAAAAGGAAACTATATGA
- a CDS encoding phosphopantetheine-binding protein yields MSDLHTELKKSIIEQLNLEDMEASEIENDEHLFGDGLGLDSIDALELIVLLEKDYGIKLTDPNQGKEIFNSINTMADFIEKNRTR; encoded by the coding sequence ATGAGTGACCTGCATACCGAATTAAAAAAAAGCATTATAGAACAACTCAACCTCGAGGATATGGAGGCGAGTGAAATAGAGAATGATGAACACCTTTTTGGTGATGGTCTTGGGCTGGATAGCATTGATGCTTTAGAGCTTATTGTGCTTTTGGAAAAGGATTATGGGATTAAACTTACAGACCCGAACCAGGGCAAAGAGATCTTTAATTCTATAAATACGATGGCAGATTTTATCGAGAAAAACAGGACACGCTAA
- a CDS encoding thioesterase family protein: protein MSQEDLKTTTLMKVRFHECDPLQIVWHGNYYKYFEEGREDFCRDHGISYLDAKRNGFATPIVKTECEHKLPLKYGDEFDVETTYVNSEAAKIIFEYKIFSSGKLICTGKTIQVFTDKNSELVLNNPPFFLDWKMKMGLIK, encoded by the coding sequence ATGAGCCAGGAGGATTTGAAGACTACTACATTGATGAAAGTCCGTTTTCACGAATGTGATCCTTTGCAGATCGTATGGCACGGCAATTATTATAAATATTTTGAGGAGGGCAGGGAAGATTTCTGTAGAGATCATGGTATTTCCTATCTGGATGCTAAAAGAAATGGATTTGCCACGCCCATAGTTAAAACGGAATGTGAGCATAAACTTCCTTTAAAATATGGCGACGAATTTGACGTGGAAACTACCTATGTGAATTCTGAAGCTGCCAAGATCATCTTTGAGTATAAGATCTTTTCTTCTGGAAAACTGATCTGTACCGGTAAAACCATTCAGGTATTTACCGATAAAAATTCTGAATTGGTACTCAACAATCCACCGTTTTTCTTAGATTGGAAAATGAAAATGGGATTGATTAAATGA
- a CDS encoding polysaccharide deacetylase family protein, with product MNFFVEAYHKNPNFNENAVALSFDDGPAESTLEILEILDRYNAKAAFFCIGRNIEKHPEIFKEIIDRGHIVGNHTFSHTRKMGFLSSKTIQQEIEQCDTIAKQIGGVDLNLFRPPFGIINPKTKRALEKTGHKVIGWNIRPYDAITKSPEKIIQRITKDLNKGDLILLHDNMPKTSVILEQLLVILKQRKLRTVRPDKLFNIHAYN from the coding sequence TTGAATTTTTTTGTCGAAGCTTATCACAAAAATCCAAATTTTAATGAGAATGCGGTTGCGTTAAGTTTTGATGATGGCCCTGCAGAAAGCACCCTGGAAATCCTTGAAATTCTGGATAGGTATAATGCTAAAGCTGCCTTCTTTTGTATTGGAAGAAATATTGAGAAACATCCTGAAATCTTTAAAGAGATCATAGATCGGGGTCATATCGTGGGAAATCATACTTTCTCGCATACAAGGAAAATGGGGTTTCTTAGCAGTAAAACTATTCAGCAAGAAATCGAGCAATGCGATACGATCGCTAAGCAGATCGGCGGAGTAGATCTTAACCTTTTCAGGCCGCCATTTGGTATCATAAACCCGAAAACTAAAAGAGCCCTCGAAAAGACGGGACATAAAGTAATAGGTTGGAATATTAGGCCCTACGACGCGATCACAAAATCTCCTGAAAAGATCATCCAAAGGATCACTAAAGATCTGAATAAAGGTGATCTTATACTTTTACATGATAATATGCCTAAAACGTCAGTCATATTGGAACAATTATTGGTTATTCTAAAACAACGTAAATTAAGAACCGTAAGACCTGATAAATTATTTAATATTCATGCGTATAATTAA
- a CDS encoding outer membrane lipoprotein carrier protein LolA, which yields MRIIKLFIFLFSLSMLSQNGTLSNSEKQAFKASVIERSNDINSFSAEFSQVKHMKMMDGNPESQGKVYYRSPNTLKWEYIKPYDYQLLFKDSKLYIVEEGHLSEVDLSSNKLFDKMGELVAGSVNGKILMADKDFDITYHHAGPNVKALIIPKDQNLRGMFKEIWINFNAEHLIRSVRLIDPSGDYTEISMKNIKINQPIPPSVFQN from the coding sequence ATGCGTATAATTAAACTTTTCATTTTCCTTTTTAGCCTGAGCATGCTATCCCAAAATGGCACCTTAAGCAATTCAGAAAAGCAGGCGTTTAAAGCCAGTGTGATTGAAAGATCTAACGATATAAACAGTTTTTCTGCAGAATTCTCACAGGTTAAGCATATGAAAATGATGGATGGAAATCCTGAAAGTCAGGGCAAGGTCTATTACAGGTCTCCAAATACCTTAAAATGGGAATATATCAAGCCTTACGATTACCAGTTACTGTTTAAGGACTCAAAACTTTATATCGTAGAAGAAGGCCATTTATCTGAAGTTGATCTTAGTTCTAATAAACTGTTTGATAAGATGGGTGAATTGGTAGCCGGAAGCGTAAATGGTAAGATTCTTATGGCCGATAAGGATTTTGATATTACCTATCACCATGCCGGTCCCAACGTAAAGGCACTTATTATTCCTAAAGATCAAAATCTTCGCGGAATGTTCAAAGAGATATGGATCAATTTCAATGCAGAGCATCTAATTAGATCTGTGAGACTTATTGACCCTTCTGGAGATTATACCGAAATTTCCATGAAGAATATAAAAATTAATCAGCCTATTCCTCCTTCAGTTTTTCAAAACTAA
- a CDS encoding hydroxymyristoyl-ACP dehydratase produces the protein MILEGFYKVSNTSVAGDAAVTTLRVNKDHEIYKGHFPGRPVTPGVVLMQLFKEEAERIFDKNLQLVRADNVKFTAVFDPTQDDELILDSQLTETGEFIKLKGLAKNKSGIVLKINSLYKTI, from the coding sequence ATGATTTTAGAAGGATTTTATAAAGTATCCAATACATCTGTCGCAGGAGACGCTGCGGTCACTACCCTGAGAGTTAATAAGGACCATGAGATCTATAAAGGTCATTTTCCTGGAAGGCCGGTGACTCCGGGAGTTGTTCTAATGCAACTTTTTAAAGAAGAAGCCGAGCGGATATTTGATAAGAACCTGCAGTTAGTGCGTGCCGATAACGTGAAATTCACTGCTGTTTTTGATCCTACTCAGGATGATGAACTTATACTCGATTCTCAACTCACTGAAACCGGTGAATTCATCAAACTTAAAGGCTTAGCTAAGAATAAGAGCGGTATTGTGTTAAAAATTAACTCCTTATATAAAACGATCTAA
- a CDS encoding beta-ketoacyl synthase N-terminal-like domain-containing protein: protein MSRLFINGISSVSPQSEDIFANEIPQTYSENILPSLDVDYKSLIKPMMLRRMSKAVKMGLYCSKKALKQAGVDDPDAILVGTGQGCMQDTEKFMTNMLESEEGLLSPTSFIQSTHNTVAGQIALDLKCNGHNMTFTQNSASFESALLDAILISEMGEIRNILVGGVDETSTQFTGFQRLDGQIKEKNINNFDLFSTISPGTIISESAAFFSLSSEINENTYAEFKDVQIINSVDSTELNSKIEEFLSRNDTDLSEIDAVILGKNGDHRFDHFYEDLQQGMFLEKCQLGFKHLVGDNNSISSYAFWLASRILKEKKLPEIFKLNTLNCKVPRKVLIYNQYLGRNHGLILLQSH from the coding sequence ATGAGTAGGCTTTTTATTAATGGAATATCATCTGTTTCCCCACAATCTGAAGATATCTTTGCGAATGAAATTCCGCAGACCTATAGTGAAAATATACTTCCTTCTTTAGATGTAGATTATAAATCGCTGATAAAACCCATGATGCTTAGGCGTATGTCCAAGGCGGTAAAAATGGGGCTTTATTGTTCAAAGAAAGCATTAAAACAGGCAGGTGTAGATGATCCAGACGCTATTTTGGTGGGTACCGGCCAGGGTTGTATGCAGGATACAGAAAAATTCATGACCAATATGCTGGAATCTGAAGAAGGTCTTTTGAGCCCAACTTCCTTTATTCAATCCACACATAATACCGTTGCTGGACAGATTGCCCTGGATCTTAAATGCAATGGACATAACATGACTTTTACGCAGAATTCCGCTTCTTTTGAAAGTGCTCTCTTGGATGCCATTTTGATAAGTGAAATGGGAGAAATTAGAAACATCCTGGTAGGTGGGGTAGATGAGACATCCACCCAATTTACCGGTTTCCAAAGACTGGACGGGCAGATAAAAGAAAAGAATATCAATAATTTTGATCTTTTTTCAACTATAAGTCCTGGTACAATTATATCTGAATCTGCAGCATTCTTTTCCCTAAGTTCAGAAATTAATGAAAATACCTATGCTGAATTTAAGGATGTGCAAATTATAAATTCAGTTGATTCAACTGAATTGAATTCAAAAATCGAAGAATTTCTTTCTAGAAATGATACTGATCTTTCAGAGATCGATGCAGTAATACTTGGAAAAAATGGAGATCATAGATTTGACCATTTTTATGAAGATCTACAGCAAGGTATGTTTTTAGAAAAATGTCAGTTAGGCTTTAAACATCTGGTAGGAGATAATAATTCGATTTCTTCATATGCATTCTGGCTTGCCTCTAGAATCCTGAAAGAAAAGAAGCTTCCGGAGATTTTTAAATTGAATACTTTAAATTGCAAAGTCCCCAGGAAGGTTTTGATCTATAATCAATATCTGGGGAGAAACCACGGTCTAATTCTTTTACAAAGCCATTGA